From one Nocardioides scoriae genomic stretch:
- a CDS encoding sensor histidine kinase, producing MRSDIPSPAPPPSAAPEPGPRAERDSERDRVRDAQVAAYRVAGLPRAELTDLARLAAQLADVPAAAVNLMSSGDQDTVAAHGTGVEVCGRADAMCASVLYEGAPVRVRDASQDPRWADNPYVTGERNSFRFYCAHQLVSPTGVVFGTLCVFDHVPRDVGDDVDALLGDLAHRVVDLLELRLRTRQLEEAVRGLSAARVALERSNEQLSLFAAQVAHDLKGPLASLSASLELLSDREGETDPEGEWLMARAVGSVDRMDVLIGDVLRFASLDGRVLHDDVDLGELVGEVCDDLALQLQRAAVDLGELPVVRGDRTQLRLVLQNLVANAARFTRTAPSARLRVSGGRTPPAAVDDPTGAWWLEVADNGPGVPVGQRERVFDHLVQGDEPSEGLGIGLATARRLVRAHGGTVRLDEAPEGGALVRIDVPAGRTARSG from the coding sequence ATGCGCAGCGACATCCCCTCGCCCGCCCCGCCTCCGAGCGCGGCCCCCGAGCCCGGACCCCGCGCGGAGCGCGACTCCGAGCGCGACCGGGTGCGCGACGCCCAGGTGGCGGCGTACCGCGTCGCCGGCCTGCCGCGGGCCGAGCTGACCGACCTGGCGCGGCTGGCCGCGCAGCTGGCCGACGTCCCGGCCGCGGCGGTCAACCTGATGAGCTCCGGGGACCAGGACACCGTCGCGGCCCACGGCACGGGCGTCGAGGTCTGCGGGCGTGCGGACGCGATGTGTGCGTCCGTCCTCTACGAGGGCGCGCCGGTGCGGGTGCGCGACGCCTCGCAGGACCCGCGCTGGGCCGACAACCCCTACGTCACCGGCGAGCGCAACAGCTTCCGCTTCTACTGCGCCCACCAGCTGGTCTCCCCGACGGGCGTGGTCTTCGGGACGCTGTGCGTGTTCGACCACGTGCCCCGCGACGTCGGCGACGACGTCGACGCCCTGCTGGGCGACCTCGCCCACCGGGTGGTCGACCTGCTGGAGCTGCGGCTGCGCACCCGGCAGCTGGAGGAGGCGGTCCGCGGGCTCTCGGCCGCCCGGGTGGCACTCGAGCGGTCCAACGAGCAGCTCAGCCTGTTCGCCGCCCAGGTCGCCCACGACCTCAAGGGACCGCTGGCCTCGCTCTCGGCGTCGCTGGAGCTGCTGTCCGACCGGGAGGGCGAGACCGACCCCGAGGGGGAGTGGCTGATGGCGCGGGCCGTCGGCAGCGTCGACCGGATGGACGTGCTCATCGGCGACGTGCTGCGCTTCGCCTCGCTCGACGGCCGCGTGCTCCACGACGACGTCGACCTCGGCGAGCTGGTGGGCGAGGTCTGCGACGACCTCGCGCTGCAGCTGCAGCGTGCCGCCGTGGACCTGGGCGAGCTGCCCGTGGTGCGGGGCGACCGGACGCAGCTGCGGCTGGTCCTGCAGAACCTCGTGGCCAACGCCGCCCGCTTCACGCGCACCGCGCCGTCGGCCCGGCTCCGGGTCTCCGGGGGGCGCACGCCGCCGGCCGCGGTCGACGACCCGACCGGCGCCTGGTGGCTCGAGGTCGCCGACAACGGACCGGGGGTGCCCGTGGGGCAGCGCGAGCGCGTCTTCGACCACCTGGTCCAGGGCGACGAGCCGTCGGAGGGCCTCGGCATCGGCCTGGCCACCGCCCGCCGGCTGGTCCGCGCCCACGGGGGCACGGTCCGCCTGGACGAGGCGCCGGAGGGCGGCGCACTGGTCCGCATCGACGTGCCCGCGGGCCGCACCGCCCGGTCGGGCTAG
- a CDS encoding glycerate kinase family protein, whose amino-acid sequence MRVVIAPDKFAGTLTAVEAAAAIAEGWARRAPGDELVQVPMSDGGPGFVDVLHAALGGELQAVTVRDPYGVPVPASVLRVGTTAYLECAEAVGLHLTAPEDRRAEHGSTYGLGELVRAAVTGGATRVVVGLGGSGTNDAGAGLLAALGATCAAGSLVEGPAGLAEVAGVDVGPARDLVAGVELVTASDVDNPLLGITGATKVFGPQKGLPDERLVVVDGWLQHFAEATDRKLAARKGTGAAGGLGFALQLLGAEQTSGVALVAEAVRLADVVAGSDLVLTGEGAFDFQSRSGKVPYGVAEVAAAQTVPVVALAGQVLVGAREMRALGVESAYALVDLVGEERAFAAPAQALAELAERTARTWSR is encoded by the coding sequence ATGCGCGTCGTCATCGCTCCCGACAAGTTCGCCGGCACCCTCACCGCGGTCGAGGCCGCCGCCGCCATCGCGGAGGGCTGGGCGCGACGGGCGCCCGGGGACGAGCTGGTGCAGGTGCCGATGTCCGACGGCGGCCCCGGGTTCGTCGACGTGCTGCACGCCGCGCTGGGGGGCGAGCTCCAGGCGGTGACGGTCCGCGACCCGTACGGCGTGCCGGTGCCGGCCTCCGTGCTGCGCGTGGGCACCACGGCGTACCTCGAGTGCGCCGAGGCCGTCGGCCTCCACCTGACCGCTCCGGAGGACCGCCGCGCCGAGCACGGGTCGACGTACGGCCTCGGCGAGCTGGTCCGGGCGGCCGTGACCGGCGGGGCGACCCGCGTCGTGGTCGGTCTGGGCGGCTCGGGCACCAACGACGCCGGTGCCGGCCTGCTCGCGGCCCTGGGTGCCACCTGCGCCGCGGGCTCCCTGGTCGAGGGCCCGGCCGGCCTGGCCGAGGTCGCCGGCGTCGACGTCGGCCCCGCCCGCGACCTGGTCGCCGGGGTCGAGCTGGTGACCGCCAGCGACGTCGACAACCCGCTGCTCGGGATCACCGGCGCCACGAAGGTCTTCGGCCCCCAGAAGGGCCTGCCCGACGAGCGCCTCGTGGTGGTCGACGGCTGGCTGCAGCACTTCGCGGAGGCGACCGACCGCAAGCTGGCCGCCCGCAAGGGCACCGGGGCGGCGGGTGGGCTCGGCTTCGCGCTGCAGCTGCTCGGCGCCGAGCAGACCAGCGGCGTGGCCCTGGTCGCCGAGGCGGTGCGGCTGGCCGACGTGGTCGCGGGGTCGGACCTCGTGCTGACCGGCGAGGGCGCCTTCGACTTCCAGTCGCGCTCGGGCAAGGTGCCCTACGGCGTCGCGGAGGTCGCGGCCGCGCAGACCGTGCCGGTGGTGGCCCTGGCCGGCCAGGTGCTGGTCGGGGCGCGCGAGATGCGCGCGCTGGGCGTGGAGTCGGCGTACGCCCTCGTCGACCTGGTGGGCGAGGAGCGCGCGTTCGCCGCCCCGGCGCAGGCCCTGGCCGAGCTCGCCGAGCGCACGGCGAGGACGTGGTCGCGGTGA
- the erpA gene encoding iron-sulfur cluster insertion protein ErpA, producing the protein MTEQVDTASEIRTDGINVTDTASSKVKSLLAQEGREDLQLRIAVQPGGCSGLRYQLFFDERTLDGDVVTDFDGVAVVVDRMSVPYLNGATIDFVDSIEKQGFTIDNPNATGSCACGDSFH; encoded by the coding sequence ATGACCGAGCAGGTCGACACCGCTAGCGAGATCCGCACCGACGGCATCAACGTCACCGACACCGCGTCGAGCAAGGTCAAGAGCCTGCTGGCCCAGGAGGGTCGGGAGGACCTGCAGCTGCGCATCGCCGTGCAGCCCGGCGGTTGCTCCGGCCTCCGCTACCAGCTCTTCTTCGACGAGCGCACCCTCGACGGCGACGTCGTCACCGACTTCGACGGCGTGGCCGTGGTCGTGGACCGGATGAGCGTGCCCTACCTCAACGGCGCCACCATCGACTTCGTCGACAGCATCGAGAAGCAGGGGTTCACCATCGACAACCCCAACGCCACGGGCTCCTGCGCCTGCGGCGACAGCTTCCACTGA
- a CDS encoding carbohydrate kinase family protein, with the protein MSLLIAGSIATDHLMSFGGKFADSLVVDQLDKLSVSFLVDDLEIRRGGCAGNIAFGLGQLGLRPVLVGAAGEDFADYRSWLERHGVDTGSVRISEDKHTARFVCTTDTTMAQFASFYPGAMSESRLIELAPIAARVGEPTFVLIGPDDPEGMVRHTRECRQRGYAFVADPSQQLAFGEGEMIRELVDGAAYLFCNEYESHMIQQKTGWSAEDVLARVGTQVVTLGKDGVRVVAEDAEEIVVGAVPGVRAVEPTGVGDAFRSGFLAALEWGLAHERAAQVGCVLAAYVVEQVGTQEYTFTRPQFVERLATAYGDDAAADVRHHLV; encoded by the coding sequence ATGTCCCTCCTGATCGCCGGCTCGATCGCCACCGACCACCTGATGAGCTTCGGCGGCAAGTTCGCCGACTCGCTGGTCGTCGACCAGCTCGACAAGCTCTCGGTGTCCTTCCTCGTCGACGACCTGGAGATCCGGCGCGGGGGCTGCGCCGGCAACATCGCCTTCGGGCTGGGACAGCTGGGGCTGCGGCCGGTGCTCGTGGGGGCCGCGGGGGAGGACTTCGCCGACTACCGCTCCTGGCTGGAGCGCCACGGCGTGGACACCGGCTCGGTGCGGATCTCCGAGGACAAGCACACCGCCCGCTTCGTGTGCACCACCGACACCACGATGGCGCAGTTCGCCAGCTTCTACCCCGGGGCGATGAGCGAGTCGCGGCTGATCGAGCTGGCACCGATCGCGGCGCGGGTGGGGGAGCCGACCTTCGTGCTGATCGGGCCCGACGACCCCGAGGGCATGGTCCGCCACACCCGCGAGTGCCGCCAGCGCGGCTACGCCTTCGTGGCCGACCCCAGCCAGCAGTTGGCCTTCGGCGAGGGCGAGATGATCCGCGAGCTGGTCGACGGCGCGGCGTACCTGTTCTGCAACGAGTACGAGTCCCACATGATCCAGCAGAAGACCGGCTGGTCGGCCGAGGACGTGCTCGCGCGGGTCGGCACCCAGGTCGTCACCCTCGGCAAGGACGGCGTCCGCGTCGTGGCCGAGGACGCGGAGGAGATCGTCGTCGGCGCGGTGCCCGGGGTCCGCGCCGTCGAGCCCACGGGCGTCGGCGACGCGTTCCGCTCGGGCTTCCTCGCGGCCCTGGAGTGGGGCCTGGCGCACGAGCGGGCGGCGCAGGTCGGCTGCGTGCTCGCGGCGTACGTCGTGGAGCAGGTGGGCACCCAGGAGTACACCTTCACGCGGCCGCAGTTCGTGGAGCGTCTCGCAACGGCGTACGGCGACGACGCCGCCGCCGACGTCCGCCACCACCTCGTCTGA
- the ctaC gene encoding aa3-type cytochrome oxidase subunit II: MSLQFPKRPRRAALLGLLVVAALFLSGCSAETETEIKRLAMPVSATAEAPAVHTLWMWSWLAAMLTGVVVWGLIFYASVRFRRRSETEIPVQTRYNLPIEIFYTLAPVMMVLVFFVFTLKAQGEVLHDDDNADEIVTVVGQQWSWSFNYNLGYDEKTDTYESMGGDTVYEVGTTADRPTLWLVKDKSVQLNLASPDVIHSFWVPAFLFKMDVIPGRHNSFTVTPTRTGTFEGRCAELCGVRHSRMLFDVKVVDQQEYDDHLASLAEQGNTGPALGGSDATTVPGLESGESNGGNE, encoded by the coding sequence GTGAGTCTGCAGTTCCCCAAGCGCCCGCGTCGAGCCGCGCTGCTCGGCCTGCTGGTCGTTGCTGCGCTGTTCCTGAGTGGCTGCTCCGCCGAGACGGAGACCGAGATCAAGCGTCTCGCGATGCCCGTCTCGGCCACCGCGGAGGCTCCCGCCGTCCACACGCTGTGGATGTGGTCGTGGCTCGCCGCGATGCTGACCGGTGTCGTCGTGTGGGGCCTGATCTTCTACGCCTCGGTGCGCTTCCGCCGCCGCAGCGAGACCGAGATCCCCGTGCAGACGCGCTACAACCTGCCGATCGAGATCTTCTACACCCTCGCCCCCGTGATGATGGTGCTCGTCTTCTTCGTCTTCACGCTCAAGGCGCAGGGCGAGGTCCTCCACGACGACGACAACGCCGACGAGATCGTCACCGTCGTCGGCCAGCAGTGGTCCTGGTCGTTCAACTACAACCTGGGCTACGACGAGAAGACCGACACCTACGAGTCGATGGGCGGCGACACCGTCTACGAGGTCGGCACCACCGCCGACCGCCCGACGCTGTGGCTGGTCAAGGACAAGAGCGTGCAGCTCAACCTGGCCTCGCCCGACGTCATCCACTCCTTCTGGGTCCCCGCGTTCCTCTTCAAGATGGACGTCATCCCCGGACGCCACAACAGCTTCACCGTGACCCCCACGCGCACGGGCACCTTCGAGGGGCGGTGCGCCGAGCTCTGCGGCGTGCGCCACTCGAGGATGCTCTTCGACGTCAAGGTCGTCGACCAGCAGGAGTACGACGACCACCTCGCCTCGCTCGCCGAGCAGGGCAACACCGGTCCGGCCCTCGGCGGGTCCGACGCAACGACCGTCCCCGGGCTCGAGTCCGGCGAGAGCAACGGAGGAAACGAGTGA
- the ctaD gene encoding aa3-type cytochrome oxidase subunit I encodes MTAVSDAPTSVRVTPPKHSLGTQLARILTTTDHKLIGKLYLTTSFVWFLVGGLMALVIRSELAFPGSQVVSDEVYNQLFTMHGTIMLLLFATPLFFGFANVLVPLQIGAPDVAFPRLNMLAYWFYLFGGIIAASGFLTREGAADFGWTAYTPLSNAVRSPGVGGDLWIMGLWLAGLGTILGAVNFTVTIICMRAPGMTMFRMPIFVWNSFVTSLLILIAFPIFAAALLALEADRSLGAHVFDPNHGGSILWQHLFWFFGHPEVYILALPFFGIITEILPVFSRKPIFGYVGLVAATLGIAVLSVAVWAHHMFVTGAVDLAFFSGMTFLIAIPTGVKFFNWIGTMWGGSISFDTPMLWAVGFLTTFLFGGLTGVILASPPLDFHVSDSYFVVAHFHYVVFGTVVFAMFAGFYFWWPKMTGRMLDERLGKVHFWLLFLGFHTTFLVQHWLGVEGMPRRYSDYAASDGFTLLNQISTVGAFLLAFSTLPFLWNVYQSSRGPKISVDDPWGWGRSLEWATSCPPPRHNFVTLPRIRSESPAFDLHHPEIAALEYADNDLSGAADAPDMEGRFGHLESDDKGGAR; translated from the coding sequence GTGACCGCGGTCTCCGACGCCCCCACCAGCGTCCGTGTCACACCGCCCAAGCACAGCCTGGGCACCCAGCTCGCGCGCATCCTCACCACGACCGACCACAAGCTGATCGGCAAGCTCTACCTCACGACGTCGTTCGTGTGGTTCCTCGTCGGCGGCCTGATGGCGCTGGTCATCCGCTCCGAGCTGGCCTTCCCCGGCTCGCAGGTGGTCAGCGACGAGGTCTACAACCAGCTGTTCACGATGCACGGCACGATCATGCTGCTGCTGTTCGCGACGCCGCTGTTCTTCGGCTTCGCCAACGTGCTCGTCCCGCTGCAGATCGGCGCGCCCGACGTGGCGTTCCCGCGGCTCAACATGCTGGCCTACTGGTTCTACCTGTTCGGCGGCATCATCGCGGCCTCCGGCTTCCTCACCCGTGAGGGCGCCGCCGACTTCGGCTGGACGGCGTACACGCCGCTGTCGAACGCCGTGCGCTCGCCCGGTGTCGGTGGCGACCTGTGGATCATGGGGCTGTGGCTCGCCGGTCTCGGCACCATCCTGGGTGCGGTCAACTTCACGGTGACGATCATCTGCATGCGCGCCCCCGGCATGACGATGTTCCGGATGCCGATCTTCGTGTGGAACTCGTTCGTGACCAGCCTGCTGATCCTGATCGCGTTCCCGATCTTCGCCGCGGCGCTGCTGGCCCTGGAGGCCGACCGGAGCCTGGGAGCCCACGTCTTCGACCCCAACCACGGTGGGTCGATCCTGTGGCAGCACCTGTTCTGGTTCTTCGGCCACCCAGAGGTCTACATCCTCGCGCTGCCGTTCTTCGGCATCATCACCGAGATCCTGCCGGTCTTCAGCCGCAAGCCGATCTTCGGCTACGTCGGCCTCGTCGCCGCGACGCTCGGCATCGCGGTCCTCTCGGTCGCCGTGTGGGCCCACCACATGTTCGTCACCGGTGCGGTCGACCTGGCGTTCTTCTCCGGCATGACGTTCCTGATCGCGATCCCGACAGGCGTGAAGTTCTTCAACTGGATCGGCACGATGTGGGGCGGGTCCATCAGCTTCGACACGCCCATGCTCTGGGCCGTCGGCTTCCTCACCACCTTCCTCTTCGGTGGTCTGACCGGCGTCATCCTGGCCTCGCCGCCGCTGGACTTCCACGTGTCGGACTCCTACTTCGTGGTCGCGCACTTCCACTACGTCGTCTTCGGCACCGTCGTGTTCGCGATGTTCGCCGGCTTCTACTTCTGGTGGCCGAAGATGACCGGCCGGATGCTCGACGAGCGCCTCGGCAAGGTCCACTTCTGGCTGCTGTTCCTCGGCTTCCACACCACGTTCCTCGTGCAGCACTGGCTGGGTGTCGAGGGCATGCCGCGTCGCTACTCCGACTACGCCGCCTCCGACGGGTTCACGCTGCTCAACCAGATCTCGACGGTCGGCGCGTTCCTGCTGGCGTTCTCGACGCTGCCGTTCCTGTGGAACGTCTACCAGAGCTCGCGCGGACCCAAGATCTCCGTCGACGACCCGTGGGGCTGGGGCCGCTCGCTCGAGTGGGCCACCAGCTGCCCGCCGCCGCGCCACAACTTCGTGACGCTGCCGCGGATCCGCTCGGAGTCCCCGGCGTTCGACCTGCACCACCCCGAGATCGCGGCGCTCGAGTACGCCGACAACGACCTCAGCGGTGCGGCTGACGCCCCCGACATGGAAGGCCGCTTCGGCCACCTCGAGAGCGACGACAAGGGAGGCGCCCGATGA
- a CDS encoding cytochrome c oxidase subunit 4, with amino-acid sequence MKAEYLMFVFCSVFFLIVTPLYWLSSGDLTGTTALVMTFLLVTLIAFYLGFHARKMEPRPEDRKDGEIAEGAGELGFFPPFSWWPLWCALCLATMTLGVAIGWWLFIIGAALGVVALCGLIFEYYRGEYAH; translated from the coding sequence ATGAAGGCCGAATACCTGATGTTCGTGTTCTGCAGCGTCTTCTTCCTCATCGTGACGCCGCTCTACTGGCTCTCCAGCGGGGACCTCACGGGCACCACGGCGCTGGTGATGACCTTCCTGCTCGTCACGCTGATCGCGTTCTACCTCGGCTTCCACGCCCGCAAGATGGAGCCGCGGCCCGAGGACCGCAAGGACGGCGAGATCGCGGAGGGTGCCGGCGAGCTCGGCTTCTTCCCGCCGTTCTCCTGGTGGCCCCTGTGGTGCGCGCTGTGCCTGGCGACCATGACGCTGGGCGTGGCCATCGGCTGGTGGCTGTTCATCATCGGTGCGGCCCTGGGCGTCGTCGCCCTGTGCGGCCTCATCTTCGAGTACTACCGCGGCGAGTACGCCCACTGA
- a CDS encoding L,D-transpeptidase yields the protein MSACSGAPSATDDDTASGTAAAPSPQEQKDSAARVVSNIPAGASDIDLQRKLKLRVASGTFEDIAVTTRKGAPLAGTLSADKTRWVSQGVLASGTRYKVAGTAVDDEGLEKTYAAGFRTRTLTLDEQTYPSFVGDGQTVGVGMPVMIRFDVPVTDKAEIEKHLEVTSKPAQVGAFHWISDQEVHWRPRTYWKPGTQVSVNADIGGVPAGNGIYGQMDRSMKFTVGDAMVSKVDMQTHQMKVFRNGQLLRTIPITTGEQPLHTTRTGTKIIVEKFRSKTMNSETVGIDPNSADGYNIDNVEYAMRLTYSGEFIHAAPWSVGSQGYANVSHGCTGMSTANAGWLYNMSKMGDVVTYTGSDRPMDLTNGFGDWNESFRDYKQGSALS from the coding sequence GTGAGCGCCTGCTCGGGGGCGCCCAGCGCCACCGACGACGACACCGCCAGCGGCACCGCCGCGGCACCCAGTCCCCAGGAGCAGAAGGACTCCGCCGCCCGGGTGGTCAGCAACATCCCGGCCGGCGCCTCCGACATCGACCTCCAGCGCAAGCTCAAGCTGCGCGTCGCCTCGGGCACGTTCGAGGACATCGCCGTGACCACCCGCAAGGGCGCGCCGCTGGCCGGCACCCTCTCGGCCGACAAGACCCGCTGGGTCTCCCAGGGCGTCCTGGCCTCCGGCACCCGCTACAAGGTGGCCGGCACGGCCGTCGACGACGAGGGCCTGGAGAAGACCTACGCCGCCGGCTTCCGGACGCGCACCCTCACCCTCGACGAGCAGACGTACCCCAGCTTCGTGGGCGACGGCCAGACGGTCGGCGTCGGCATGCCGGTGATGATCCGCTTCGACGTCCCCGTGACCGACAAGGCCGAGATCGAGAAGCACCTCGAGGTCACCAGCAAGCCCGCCCAGGTCGGCGCCTTCCACTGGATCAGCGACCAGGAGGTGCACTGGCGCCCGCGCACCTACTGGAAGCCCGGCACCCAGGTCTCGGTCAACGCCGACATCGGGGGCGTCCCCGCCGGCAACGGCATCTACGGCCAGATGGACCGCAGCATGAAGTTCACCGTCGGCGACGCCATGGTGAGCAAGGTCGACATGCAGACCCACCAGATGAAGGTCTTCCGCAACGGCCAGCTCCTGCGCACCATCCCCATCACCACGGGCGAGCAGCCGCTGCACACCACCCGCACCGGCACCAAGATCATCGTGGAGAAGTTCCGCAGCAAGACGATGAACTCCGAGACCGTGGGCATCGACCCCAACAGCGCCGACGGCTACAACATCGACAACGTCGAGTACGCCATGCGCCTGACCTACTCCGGCGAGTTCATCCACGCCGCCCCGTGGTCGGTCGGCAGCCAGGGCTACGCCAACGTCAGCCACGGCTGCACCGGCATGAGCACCGCCAACGCCGGCTGGCTCTACAACATGTCCAAGATGGGCGACGTCGTCACCTACACCGGCAGCGACCGCCCCATGGACCTGACCAACGGCTTCGGCGACTGGAACGAGAGCTTCCGCGACTACAAGCAGGGCTCTGCCCTCAGCTGA
- the qcrB gene encoding cytochrome bc1 complex cytochrome b subunit: protein MSADTVARTNGKSAAKAEKPSKVGAAATWADDRLGLAGLAKKNLRKVFPDHWSFMLGEIALWSFIVLLLTGVFLTLWYRPSMAEVVYDGSYSPLRGLEMSEAYASALHISFDIRGGLLMRQVHHWAAMIFVASMMVHLLRVYFTGAFRKPRELNWVIGSLLLLLGTLEGFTGYSLPDDLLSGTGIRAADGFMKSIPVIGTYASFFLFGGEFPGDSIIPRLYTVHVLLIPGVLLGLIAAHMLLLVYHKHTQWPGPGRTEQNVVGFPMLPVYAAKAGGFFFVVFGVLVVMGGLISINPVWAYGPYNPAEVTAGSQPDWYMGWPDGALRIMPGIESHFLGVTLSWNVFLPIIVLPGLMFTILMMLPFLESWITGDKRDHHLLERPRNAPTRTGLMVALMTFYGLMWAAGGNDIIAIKMGLSINQITYFMRGAVFIGPVIAFFIARRWCIALQRSDSEKLLHGYESGVIMRDAQGGYTERHLPLSTERSYTLTARDRDELFVPALESDQNGVTSPTARKDRVRARLSQLWFGDNIQKPTREELEEAHHHAQLEHAHDVALSGHSADGHQFDGREESVSDNQLSSR from the coding sequence ATGAGCGCTGACACCGTCGCTCGCACCAACGGAAAGTCGGCCGCCAAGGCCGAGAAGCCCTCGAAGGTCGGCGCTGCCGCCACGTGGGCCGACGACCGGCTCGGCCTCGCCGGGCTGGCCAAGAAGAACCTCCGCAAGGTCTTCCCCGACCACTGGTCGTTCATGCTCGGTGAGATCGCTCTGTGGAGCTTCATCGTGCTGCTGCTGACGGGTGTCTTCCTGACCCTGTGGTACCGCCCGAGCATGGCCGAGGTCGTCTACGACGGGTCCTACTCGCCGCTGCGCGGCCTGGAGATGTCGGAGGCCTACGCCTCCGCGCTGCACATCTCCTTCGACATCCGCGGCGGCCTGCTGATGCGCCAGGTCCACCACTGGGCGGCGATGATCTTCGTCGCCTCGATGATGGTCCACCTGCTCCGCGTCTACTTCACGGGCGCGTTCCGCAAGCCGCGCGAGCTCAACTGGGTCATCGGCTCGCTGCTGCTGCTCCTGGGCACGCTCGAGGGCTTCACCGGGTACTCCCTGCCCGACGACCTGCTGTCCGGCACCGGCATCCGCGCCGCGGACGGCTTCATGAAGTCCATCCCGGTCATCGGCACCTACGCGTCGTTCTTCCTCTTCGGCGGCGAGTTCCCGGGTGACTCGATCATCCCGCGGCTCTACACCGTGCACGTGCTGCTCATCCCGGGCGTCCTGCTCGGCCTGATCGCCGCGCACATGCTGCTGCTCGTCTACCACAAGCACACCCAGTGGCCCGGACCCGGCCGCACGGAGCAGAACGTCGTCGGCTTCCCGATGCTGCCCGTGTACGCCGCCAAGGCCGGCGGGTTCTTCTTCGTGGTCTTCGGCGTCCTGGTCGTCATGGGCGGCCTGATCTCGATCAACCCGGTGTGGGCCTACGGTCCCTACAACCCGGCCGAGGTCACCGCAGGGTCCCAGCCCGACTGGTACATGGGCTGGCCGGACGGCGCGCTGCGCATCATGCCGGGCATCGAGTCCCACTTCCTCGGCGTGACGCTCTCGTGGAACGTCTTCCTCCCGATCATCGTGCTCCCGGGCCTGATGTTCACGATCCTGATGATGCTGCCGTTCCTGGAGTCGTGGATCACCGGCGACAAGCGGGACCACCACTTGCTGGAGCGTCCGCGCAACGCCCCGACCCGCACCGGTCTGATGGTCGCGCTGATGACCTTCTACGGCCTCATGTGGGCCGCCGGCGGCAACGACATCATCGCCATCAAGATGGGTCTGAGCATCAACCAGATCACCTACTTCATGCGTGGAGCGGTGTTCATCGGACCGGTCATCGCCTTCTTCATCGCCCGTCGCTGGTGCATCGCGCTCCAGCGCTCGGACAGCGAGAAGCTGCTGCACGGCTACGAGAGCGGCGTCATCATGCGCGACGCGCAGGGTGGCTACACCGAGCGTCACCTGCCGCTGTCGACCGAGCGCAGCTACACGCTGACCGCGCGGGACCGGGACGAGCTCTTCGTGCCGGCGCTGGAGAGCGACCAGAACGGCGTCACCTCCCCCACGGCCCGCAAGGACCGGGTGCGCGCCCGGCTCTCGCAGCTGTGGTTCGGCGACAACATCCAGAAGCCCACCCGTGAGGAGCTCGAGGAGGCGCACCACCACGCGCAGCTCGAGCACGCGCACGACGTGGCGCTGAGCGGTCACTCCGCCGACGGCCACCAGTTCGACGGTCGCGAGGAGTCCGTGTCGGACAACCAGCTCAGCAGCCGCTGA
- the qcrA gene encoding cytochrome bc1 complex Rieske iron-sulfur subunit, which produces MSDQHELARVEADPIADPGLPAHLPRPTDVDERAEKRAERQVSLFFGLSALCTLAFCVSYFVFQVGDEPDVILGFGASNLTMGLFLGLALLLIGIGTIQWARKLMADTEIVEYRHAASSSDEDKEETLAALRLGTEESGIARRPLIRNSLLGSVLLLGAPAVIMLRDLGPLPGDKLTTTVWKRGMRVVQDVSGTPIRPQDMEVGQLVNGEPAVFFEDDEEGEPKYEGIELQVEKAKAAVIVVRMQPDDIKPWPGRENWGVDGILCYSKICTHVGCPISLWEQQTHHLLCPCHQSTFDLADNGKVIFGPAARHLPQLPLAVDGEGYLIATSDFTEAVGPSFWERNNDEPGA; this is translated from the coding sequence ATGAGCGACCAGCACGAGCTCGCCAGGGTCGAGGCCGACCCGATCGCCGACCCCGGTCTCCCCGCGCACCTCCCCCGTCCCACCGACGTCGACGAGCGCGCCGAGAAGCGTGCCGAGCGCCAGGTCTCGCTCTTCTTCGGGCTCTCGGCCCTGTGCACGCTGGCCTTCTGCGTCTCCTACTTCGTCTTCCAGGTCGGCGACGAGCCCGACGTCATCCTGGGCTTCGGTGCCTCCAACCTGACGATGGGCCTGTTCCTCGGGCTGGCCCTGCTGCTCATCGGCATCGGCACCATCCAGTGGGCCCGCAAGCTCATGGCCGACACCGAGATCGTCGAGTACCGCCACGCCGCGTCGTCCAGCGACGAGGACAAGGAGGAGACGCTCGCCGCGCTCCGCCTCGGCACCGAGGAGAGCGGCATCGCTCGCCGCCCCCTCATCCGCAACAGCCTGCTGGGCTCGGTCCTGCTGCTCGGCGCGCCTGCGGTCATCATGCTGCGCGACCTCGGTCCGCTGCCCGGCGACAAGCTCACCACGACGGTCTGGAAGCGCGGCATGCGTGTCGTCCAGGACGTCAGCGGCACCCCGATCCGCCCTCAGGACATGGAGGTCGGCCAGCTCGTCAACGGCGAGCCCGCCGTCTTCTTCGAGGACGACGAAGAGGGCGAGCCGAAGTACGAAGGCATCGAGCTCCAGGTCGAGAAGGCCAAGGCCGCGGTGATCGTCGTACGCATGCAGCCCGACGACATCAAGCCCTGGCCCGGCCGCGAGAACTGGGGCGTCGACGGCATCCTGTGCTACTCCAAGATCTGCACCCACGTCGGGTGCCCGATCTCCCTGTGGGAGCAGCAGACGCACCACCTGCTGTGCCCCTGCCACCAGTCCACCTTCGACCTCGCCGACAACGGCAAGGTGATCTTCGGGCCTGCCGCCCGTCACCTGCCGCAGCTCCCGTTGGCCGTGGACGGGGAGGGCTACCTGATCGCCACCAGCGACTTCACCGAAGCCGTGGGGCCCAGCTTCTGGGAGCGCAACAACGATGAGCCTGGAGCGTGA